From Thermostichus vulcanus str. 'Rupite':
TTCCACTCTGACTTAGGCCCCTCCATCATCCGCTTTGCCTCCAGGTTTTCAAACGGGCCACCGGGCAAAGACCGCACTGCCTGCTGCACAATCTTGCAGGATTCGCGCATTTCTTTCATGCGCACCCGATAGCGAGCCAGGCAATCCCCTTCTGATGCAACTGCTACCTCCCAGTCAAAATCGTCGTAGCACTCATAATGATCCACCTTGCGCAGATCCCAGTTCACGCCGGATCCGCGCAGCATTGGACCTGACAGCCCCCAGTTGATGGCATCTTGCTTGGAAATGACCCCTACCCCCTCCAAGCGCTTGCGAAAGATCGGGTTATTGGTAACCAGCCGCTCGTACTCATCCACCTTGGGCAAAAAGTACTCGCAAAAATCCAAGCATTTTTCCGTCCAGCCGTAGGGCAGATCCACCGCCACACCGCCAACCCGAAAATAGTTGTTGTTGATTAGGCGCATGCCGGTGACGGCTTCAAACAAATCAAGAATCCACTCCCGTTCCCGCATGGCGTAGAGAAACGGCGTTTGCGCGCCCAAATCTGCCAAGAAAGGGCCAAACCAAAGTAGGTGGTTGGTAATCCGGGTCAGTTCCAAGAGGATCACCCGCAGGTAACTAGCCCGCTTTGGCACACTCACCCCCGCCAGTTTTTCCGTGGCATTGACGGTGATCGCCTCGTTGAACATGCCTGCGCCGTAATCCCAACGGGAAACGTAGGGCAGATATTGCACTACTGTCCGGTTTTCGGCGATTTTCTCCATACCCCGATGCAGGTAGCCGATGACGGGTTCGCAATCGACAATGTTTTCGCCATCGAGGGTCACCAGCAATCGCAAAACACCGTGCATCGAAGGATGATGCGGTCCAAAGTTGAGCAACATCCGGTCGGCACGAGTCTCGATCATGGGCATGGGCATAGCCGCCGCCTCCGCAACTGAGAAAGTTCATGGTCTGCAACATTTGCAGTATAGCGGCTTTGGCCCCGCTTCCTGATATTCCCACTCATCATGGATTTCAATCCTCAACATCAGGGTGTGCCCCAACCTAATGGCTAGGGATCCTGCTCAGCCTCAGGTCTTACATGCAGTCGGAAAAAGCTGTAGCGTGGTTGGGTAAAGGCAACGGATTAACCTTTTCTATGGCCGGTTCCAGTTCATCCCCCGAGAGCAACCGCGCAGCTTCTCGAGAGCAGCAGCACCCCCAGTACGCGACTGACCGGGATCTTCTGAATCAACTACTAGAACAAGCCCAAGCCCAGCCCCGTTCTGATTGGGTATTGGCGGAGGTGGCCCGACTGCGCATCCGTTACCAAGGCTTTCCGGGGGCACGGGATCTGCAACGGGATCTGGATCAGATCCTGCAGCAGTGGGGTATGAGCGAAGAAGAACTGTTTGTCCAAACTCGCGCCATTCATGAGCGGGGCCAGGTGTATGACCGCAGCTTTAGCAAGCGGGATGACTGGGCTTGAGATGCATAGGATTCAGATAGGGATTTGATAGAGATTTGAAGCCGGGATCCCTGCTGTTCCTTAAGAACTGTGCAACTGCTCAGCAAAAATCGGATCCAAAGGTATATCCAAAGCGGCAATGACCTTTGTCCAGAAATTCATAAAGCCGATCAACGCCGACAGCTCCACCAAATCCGCTTCTGACCAAATGGCTTTTAATTGGGCAAAGAAGCTCTCGGTGACCACCATGCTGGGTACCGTCATCCGCTCAGCGTATTCAATTGCCAGCTTTTCAGCCTCGGTGTAAAGGGTGCTGGTACGGGACTGGGCAACCGCTGCGATTTTGGCAGGGGTAGCGCCGTACTTTTGCGCCTGTAGGGTGTGGTAGGGCAGGCAGTAGTGCCGACAGCCATTGATCTGGGAGATGCGAATGCTGATTAGCTCTTTCAGTTCTTCGGAGAGGTTCGGGTTTTCTGTATGGAGGGCACCGTAGAGGGTCATTACCGCTCGCATCAGTTGTGGCTTGTGGGCCATCACCTGCAGGGGGTTGAGGGCTGTGCCGTAGACTTTTTCCAGGCTTTCGTAAACTTTTTGGAGCTGCTTATCAGCCTTTTCTGGGGTGACAGGAGGGATCCGCATGAGCAGTTAACACAATTGATTCAGGCATCCTTGACTTTAGCGCGTTTGGGGAATCCACCCAAGCCTTCTTGACTTGATTATCCTTGGAAGTAGTCCTCCTTTCAGAATCCATGCTCCTTAGATCGCCTGCACGTTCTCGCCGAGACATTCAGCCATTAGAGAATGGTGACCATCTGACGCGAGAGGAGTTTGAACGTCGCTATCAGGCTATGCCTGAGGTGAAAAAAGCGGAGCTGGTGGAAGGAGTCGTCTACATGCCATCGCCCGTGCGACTGAATCGACATGCCTATCCTCACGGGTTGGTTGTGGCCTGGTTGGGTGCTTATGCTGCTGGCAGAGCGAATGTTCAGTTCGGGATTGAGCCTACCGTTCGCCTCGACTGGGAAAACGAACCACAACCGGACGCTATCCTTCGCATTGAAGGGGGATCCTCCCGTGTCAGTGAGGACGATTATATTGAAGGGCCGCCGGAGTTGATTGTGGAGATTGCAGCCAGTAGCGTTTCTATTGATCTCCACAGCAAGTTAAAGGTGTACCGACGCAATGGAGTGCAAGAATATCTGGTCTGGCAAGTGGAGGAAGCCACTTTGACGTGGTTCAGCTTGCAATCTGGGCAATATCTACCTCTAGAGCCGGATTCCCATGGCATCCTCAAATCTAGGGTTTTTCCAGGCTTGTGGTTAAGCCCCTCAGCCATGCTGCAGGGGAACCTCAGCCAAGTGCTGGCCCTGGTGCAGAGTGGACTCAGCCAAGAGACTGCCACAGCCCAGTCAAGACACCTGTGAAGAAGACGGGATCAAGGATTGCTCAGGGATTGCTCAATGGCTTCCACCTGCTGCTGTGTGCCCCTGACGCTTTGGTTCAGGTTTTGCTGCAGCTGTTCCCGAGATCGGTACACCTCCATCGGTGCTCCCTGTGGGATCCCTTGTTGAGCGGCCTCAGGATGGGTTTGGCGCTGACCCTCTGGGTCATATGAAGCACGATAAAGACGGTTGACCACCAAAAAACCGACCAATACCACTGCCGTCACCACCAAAAGTCTGACCATGTTGGGGATCCCTTGCGACCTTCTGGTTCTAGAATGCCCTGAAAGAGCGTGGGATATCAGATGTCGGGTGAAGTAACGCAGCCTCTGCCACAGCAGCCGGTGCGGGTAGGTATTGGGGGGCCGGTGGGATCCGGGAAAACGGCCTTGGTGGAAAAGCTCTGTTGCGCGCTACGGGATTCCCTATCGCTGGGGGTAGTCACCAACGATATTTATACCCGCGAAGATGCTGAATTTTTGGTGCGGGCCAAGGCTCTAGCAGCAGAGCGAATTATCGGTGTGGAAACCGGCGGTTGCCCCCATACTGCGATTCGAGAAGATGCGTCGTTGAACCTAGATGCCATTCAGGAACTGGAGCGACGCTTTTTGCACTTGGATTTGATCCTGGTGGAATCGGGGGGAGATAACCTGGCGGCTACCTTTAGCCCAGAACTGGTGGATGCCTGCATTTACGTCATTGATGTGGCGGAAGGGGATAAAATCCCCCGCAAGGGAGGGCCAGGGATTACCCGCTCAGATCTGCTGGTGATTAACAAAATTGATCTGGCTCCTTATGTGGGGGCAGACTTGGGGGTAATGGAACGGGATGCACGCCGTATGCGGGGAGACAAGCCTTTTGTCTTCACCAATTTGCGCACGGGTGAGGGGCTGGATCAGATCCTCAGTTGGCTAGAACAAGAGGTGTTGTTTCGCCCCGTCGGTGCCGGATCCCCTTCTTTGAGCCTCCTGTGAACTTCGGCAGCGCCATTTTGAAAACCACTCGGCAGGGCCAGCACATCCGAGTTTGGCAATATTCTCAGGCTCCGTTGCAATGGCTAGGTGGGCCAAACTTGGGTCTGCAGGGATCCCCACAGGAACGGCTTGTTTACTACTTGCGCAACCCCAATGGTGGCCTGTTGGGAGGAGATCGCCACCAGATTCAGATTGAGCTGGGAACTGCCTCGGCGCTGGAAATTCGTACCCAAGGGGCAACCCGCCTACACCCCGGTGTCATCGAGCAACAGGTGCAAGTAGCGCTGGCCCCTGAGAGTGAACTGATCTGGATTGCCCACCCGATTATCCCCGGAGCTGGGGCCGATTTTCGCCAGCAGGTACAGATTCAGTTGGCCCCCACTGCCCGTTTGGCCTATGCCGAGATTTGGACCGCCGGACGACTGGCCATGGGGGAACGGTGGCAATTTCAGCGTCTGCACAATCGGCTGCAGGTGTGGGTAACTGACCGGCCCGAAACCCCTACCCTTTCGCCTCAGCCGAACCAACTCCTGTGGCTGCAAGAACAGATGGATTTGCGCTTTCCCCATGAGCAGATGGGTGCTAAGTCGGTGCTTGGCTCCTATTTGTGTTGGGGATCCCTGTATTTGCTAGGGGATTGGCCCGAGCCGGACTGGCCCACCGATGCCGAACACTGGCGGGTGACGTCACCGGATCCCGTCTGTAAAGGATGGATTCTGCGGCAGGTGGGGCACCAAGCGGAAACCCTTTGGCAGAACTTTCAACGGGTGGGGTCAGTTGGGCGTTCGGCTCTTGCTTAAAGGCAGAGGAAAGGGAATGGTAGTCTGGTTCAGGCCAACCTGAGGAGAGGGTTTGAAGCTGCGCCATGAACTCTGCTCAACGGATCATTAAACGTTCCATCTTAAAGGGACGCAATCGCTGGATGCTTCTCTACGAGAAGGGGATGGCCCTGATTGCTCTGAGCAACTTGTGTTTGGTGCTGTTCGATCTTAGCTATGTGCCTGGGCGAGACTTTTGGTTGCAGGGGCGGGTCCAAATTTTTGGGGGGTTTGGCCCACCGATCCCCCTGCCGATTCTCTCCACCGAAACCAGTCGTTCTCCGGTAACTGATCTGTACGACCGAGTGAAAGGCATTGAGCCTAACCCAGAAACTCAACAGTATTTGGAATTGGTGGATGAATTACGGCAGGTGACCCTGCGCTTTGGGGTGGAATCGGAACCGGCTCGGCAGATTCTCTTTCAACTGCGGGCTCGCAGCAATGAACTCATTGATACCAACCCCTTTCAGGCGGCGGGCAAGACGGGTCAGTTTGTTCGTATTCTCAATCTGATGCGGGAGCATATGCAGGAGGACTCTGCTCGGGCTGCTTTCTCTCGCTTTTGGACTCCCCAGTACTTGGCCACTGTTGCTCCAGAAGATGGCATCGAGTTTTTCCAGAGCCGGCTTCGTCCTCTGTTTGAGATCAACTACTCCCGTCCCATTGGAGAGAGCGGTAACCCCGTTGATTTTTTTCCAGCGCTAGATTTTCCCTTTGTGCTGTTGTTTGGGCTGGAATTTTTGTTGCGGACGGTGGTGATTAGCCGCCGTTATACCGGGGTGAACTGGCTGGATGCCATGCTCTGGCGCTGGTACGATGCCCTGTTGCTGCTCCCCTTTTGGCGCTGGCTACGGGTGATCCCGGTAACGATCCGGTTGGGACAATCGCAGTTGTTGGATCTAGAGCGGGTACGGGCGCAAGTGAGCCAAGGCTTTGTTACCAATTTTGCGGAAGATCTGACAGAAGTGGTGGTGGTGCGGGTGATCAACCAAATTCAGGGATCCATTCAACGCGGATCCCTGCCCTTGCTTTCAGCCGCCAAGACTCCCCGTGACTACATCGACATCAACGAGACCAACGAGATCGAGGCCATTGCCAATATTCTGATTCGGATTGTGCTCTACCGTGTCTTACCGCAAGTGCAGCCGGATGTGGAACAACTGCTCCGCTACAACCTGGATAGCCTTCTCAAACAACTACCCGCCATCCAAACCCTAGAGCGGTTGCCCGGATTGGGATCCCTGCCTAGCCAACTGACCCAACGCCTGGCTAGTGAGCTGACCACCACCACCTACCAAACCCTGACGGGCAGCTTTGAGGATCCCGTCGGCTCTAAGCTCACAGCCCAACTGACGCAACGGTTTGGGGAGGCTTTGGTGCGGGAACTCAGCCAACAACATGCCCTAGAGGAGATTCGCTCACTGCTGAGAGATCTGCTGGAAGAGATCAAGATCAACTACGTAGAGCGGCTGTCTCATGAGGATCTTGAGGAGGTGATGGAGCAAACCCGTAAGCTGCGGCAAAAGGCCCAACAACTGGAGAAATCTCGCGGCAACTAGAGGGGCCGGGATCCCGTTCCAGCCAGTTGACGAGGTTCTGCCGGTTCTGTAGTATATTAGTCTTGCTTTGGGCGAGTGGCGAAACTGGTAGACGCACCGCACTCAAAATGCGGCGGGAAACCGTGTCGGTTCGAATCCGACCTTGCCCACTGAATCCTTATATTGCTGCTGCTTTGGTAACTCTGAGGAGCGGTACTGTACTTGCAACTATTCTTGAGGCTCAATAGGGCAAAGGTGGGTCTGAAGGGCGGTGGCGATGGTTTCGTTGCCCTGCAGATCCAATCCATCCGGCATCTGGGGTGGGTGGGCGGGATCCCTTAAAAAGTCCCAGGATCCCTGGAAAAACTCTTCCGGGGAGAGAATGCGATGCCAGCCATAGCGCTGCAATCCCTCGATCAACAGTTCCGACTCGGCAAACCCAGAACGGGTGACACAGGCCATTGGCGTGCGGCTGCGCAAGGCCTCGGCTAGGGTGCCATAGCCCGGCTTAGACACCACCCAGCGACAGAGGGGCATGACATCCGCCGGTCGCCAGACCTGCCCATCCAATAGAGTCAAGTTGGGTAACGGTGGGGCCTGCCGGTCAAAGGTGAGAAACTGCCAGTCGGGAAAGTCTTGTAGTCGCGGGTAGGGAAAGCCTTGCAACCCCAATCCTCCGAAGGTAAACAAGGCTGTGGGCTGCTCCAACCGCAACTGCAACTTGGCGGCTACCTCTGCCGCTGAAAACTGGGGATCCCCGCCTGTCAGTCCCACGGTCTGCTGATGGGGGAAAGCGCTCATGGCCTCACTAAACGGCAACCGGAACAGGCGATCACAGTGCCCGTACAGATCTCGGATCCAGGCCACAAACGGCTGAAACTCGGCGCCATAGTCTTGATAGATAAAATCCCAGCCAAAGTTACTGGCCATCCAACAGGGGATCCCAGCCGCTTTGGCAATGGCAGCCGCGATCGGAGGTACATCGGCAAAGACCAACGGCACGCGCTGGGTACGGATGAAATCGGCTTCTGCGCGGATGAGAGCAGCCGATCTCGCTTTGAACTCCTTCAGGGCTGTCAATGTGGCCGGTAAATCTGCCTGTAGGCCATCCGGCTGCACCACCCCTACATCCAACTGTCGGGGCCGATGCAAGAATTTCCCCTGCACATAGCGCTCCAGGAGCCAGCGGGGTGCTGGAGTGACAAAAATGGGCAAAACATTTGCATCCCGCCGCAGCAGAGTATTGATCACCGCCGCCAGACGAGTGGTATGGCCAAAGCCGTGGGCAGTCACCGCAACGTAGAGGGGAATCGGATTCATCACGGCAGACCCTCAAGACAGAACAGCATCCGCAGCGGGCTTTTCCGCCCGGGCTCCCAGCCCGTATAGGTTACTGGCAATGATCAGCCCCAACCCGACCACGGATCCCAGCGCAATCGGTTCGCGCAAAATCACGGCAATCAACCCCAAAGACAAAAATGGCGTCACATACACCCAATTGGCCAGGGATCCCCGATGACCGGCCAGCTCCAAAGCCCGTAACCAGAACACAAAGGTGAGGCCCATTTCCGCCAATCCAATATAGGCTGCCCACCCCAACCCTGCCCCGCTCCACTGCACCGTTTGGAAAGGCAGCAACAACAGGCAATAACCGCTACCAAACCCAAACCCCATCCACAGCTTCAGCACTCCGTCCCGTTGATCCCGCACATTCAGCAG
This genomic window contains:
- a CDS encoding NAD(P)H-quinone oxidoreductase subunit H; this translates as MPMIETRADRMLLNFGPHHPSMHGVLRLLVTLDGENIVDCEPVIGYLHRGMEKIAENRTVVQYLPYVSRWDYGAGMFNEAITVNATEKLAGVSVPKRASYLRVILLELTRITNHLLWFGPFLADLGAQTPFLYAMREREWILDLFEAVTGMRLINNNYFRVGGVAVDLPYGWTEKCLDFCEYFLPKVDEYERLVTNNPIFRKRLEGVGVISKQDAINWGLSGPMLRGSGVNWDLRKVDHYECYDDFDWEVAVASEGDCLARYRVRMKEMRESCKIVQQAVRSLPGGPFENLEAKRMMEGPKSEWNKGDYQFISKKPSANFKIPKGEAYVRVESAKGELGIYIVGDDNVCPWRWKIRPPGFINLQVLPQLIRGMKVADMIAILGSIDIIMGEVDR
- a CDS encoding DUF3288 family protein, translating into MAGSSSSPESNRAASREQQHPQYATDRDLLNQLLEQAQAQPRSDWVLAEVARLRIRYQGFPGARDLQRDLDQILQQWGMSEEELFVQTRAIHERGQVYDRSFSKRDDWA
- a CDS encoding carboxymuconolactone decarboxylase family protein, with product MRIPPVTPEKADKQLQKVYESLEKVYGTALNPLQVMAHKPQLMRAVMTLYGALHTENPNLSEELKELISIRISQINGCRHYCLPYHTLQAQKYGATPAKIAAVAQSRTSTLYTEAEKLAIEYAERMTVPSMVVTESFFAQLKAIWSEADLVELSALIGFMNFWTKVIAALDIPLDPIFAEQLHSS
- a CDS encoding Uma2 family endonuclease; amino-acid sequence: MLLRSPARSRRDIQPLENGDHLTREEFERRYQAMPEVKKAELVEGVVYMPSPVRLNRHAYPHGLVVAWLGAYAAGRANVQFGIEPTVRLDWENEPQPDAILRIEGGSSRVSEDDYIEGPPELIVEIAASSVSIDLHSKLKVYRRNGVQEYLVWQVEEATLTWFSLQSGQYLPLEPDSHGILKSRVFPGLWLSPSAMLQGNLSQVLALVQSGLSQETATAQSRHL
- the ureG gene encoding urease accessory protein UreG, translated to MSGEVTQPLPQQPVRVGIGGPVGSGKTALVEKLCCALRDSLSLGVVTNDIYTREDAEFLVRAKALAAERIIGVETGGCPHTAIREDASLNLDAIQELERRFLHLDLILVESGGDNLAATFSPELVDACIYVIDVAEGDKIPRKGGPGITRSDLLVINKIDLAPYVGADLGVMERDARRMRGDKPFVFTNLRTGEGLDQILSWLEQEVLFRPVGAGSPSLSLL
- a CDS encoding urease accessory protein UreD, producing MNFGSAILKTTRQGQHIRVWQYSQAPLQWLGGPNLGLQGSPQERLVYYLRNPNGGLLGGDRHQIQIELGTASALEIRTQGATRLHPGVIEQQVQVALAPESELIWIAHPIIPGAGADFRQQVQIQLAPTARLAYAEIWTAGRLAMGERWQFQRLHNRLQVWVTDRPETPTLSPQPNQLLWLQEQMDLRFPHEQMGAKSVLGSYLCWGSLYLLGDWPEPDWPTDAEHWRVTSPDPVCKGWILRQVGHQAETLWQNFQRVGSVGRSALA
- a CDS encoding glycosyl transferase translates to MNPIPLYVAVTAHGFGHTTRLAAVINTLLRRDANVLPIFVTPAPRWLLERYVQGKFLHRPRQLDVGVVQPDGLQADLPATLTALKEFKARSAALIRAEADFIRTQRVPLVFADVPPIAAAIAKAAGIPCWMASNFGWDFIYQDYGAEFQPFVAWIRDLYGHCDRLFRLPFSEAMSAFPHQQTVGLTGGDPQFSAAEVAAKLQLRLEQPTALFTFGGLGLQGFPYPRLQDFPDWQFLTFDRQAPPLPNLTLLDGQVWRPADVMPLCRWVVSKPGYGTLAEALRSRTPMACVTRSGFAESELLIEGLQRYGWHRILSPEEFFQGSWDFLRDPAHPPQMPDGLDLQGNETIATALQTHLCPIEPQE